cctgatggaaatctggcataatcctgtgtccctgaatcaaatctcccctcaacctcctttgctagaaccattctggtaaatctcctctgcatcttctccaagaaccttcacattcagatagagttgcagatagcgaggaggactgtcagaaaatacagcaaaatatagatagattggagagttgggaagagaaatggcagttagagttcaatccaggcaaatgcgaggtgatgcattttggaagatctaattcaagagcggactatacggtcaatggaagagtcctggggaaaattgatgcacagagagatctgggagttcaggtccattgtaccctgaaggtggcaatgcaggtcgatagagtggtcaagaaggcatacaacatgcttgccttcatcggacgcggtattgagtacaagagtcagcaggtcatgttacagttgtataggactttggttaggccacatttggaatactgcgtgcagttctggtcgccacattaccagaaggatgtagatgctttagagagggtgcagagggggttcaccaggatgttgtctggtatggagggtgctagctatgaagaaaggttgagtagattaggattgttttcgttggaaagatggaggttgagcggggatctgattgagatctacaaaattatgagaggtatggacagggtggatagcaacaaaatTTTTCAAGAgtgtgggtgtcaattacaaggggtcacggtttcaaggtgagagggggaaagtttaagggagatgtgcgtggaaagttttttacgcagagggtggtgggtgcctggaacgctttgccagcggaggtggtagaggcggtcacgatagcataatttaagatgcatctagacagatatatgaacgggcggggaacagagaagtagatccttggaaagagacgacaggtttagataaaggatctggatcggcgcaggctgggagggccgaagggcctgttcctgtgctgtaatttttctttgttctttgttcttcctgaagagtggtgaccagagcttcagaaagattcatagaatagaattagagccatagaattcctacagtgcagaagggggccattcggcccatcgaggctgcactgattctctgaaagggcaccctgcctaggcccacacccctaccctgtccctgtaacgccatagccccacctaacctgcacatcgctggacactaaggggcaatttatcaaggccaatccacctaatgttcccttctttggactgtgggaggaaacctgagcaccgggtggaaacccacgcagacacggtgagaaagtgcaaactccacacacacagtcaccaaggtcggaattgaacctgagtccctggcactgtgaggcagcagtgctaaccaccatgccaccagaagcatagtttcagtatcaatATTATTGTTTATGAAGCTGAAGattgaatttgctttgccaactactccctTGATATGTCTTGtaaatatacaaaatccctcttcacctctttctccctcttcccgaagaggccagttgggtatttacagcaatccagcagttttcatggtcactttttcccagtgccggccccacaaatgaccagattcattcagctcaatttcacaacctgcctttgtgtttttgtgggttctctctcactccctattttctgttttcacagggtgttcgaaggggaggcttcaaagtccagaTATGCAAACCAAATATCACACCAGGATCTGACAGAGTTTGCAATTTATCATATTCTGAacatcatcgtactttgaacatggaaagaaaaagcatcgttcacagtgaggagaaaccgtacacgtgttgtgtgtgtggacgaggattcactcgatcatcaggcctcacgagacacaaatgcagtcacaccgaggagaaaccgtggaaatgtgtggactgtgggaaaggattcacttccccatcccatctggaaattcatcgacgcagtcacactggtgagagaccattcacctgctccaagtgtgggaagggattcactgagtcatctaatctgtccacacaccagcgagttcacactggggagagaccattcacctgctccaagtgtgggaagggattcactgagtcatctaatctgtccacacaccagcgagttcacactggggagagaccattcacctgctccaagtgtgggaagggattcactctgtcatccgccctgcggaaacaccagcgggttcacacaggggagagaccattcacctgctccaagtgtgggaagggattcactcagtcatccgtcctgctgagtcaccagcgagttcatactgatgagagaccgtttcaatgtccagactgcgggaagtgccacaaacgttctggggatctgatgagccatcaacgtgttcacactgacgagaaaccgtttaggtgctctcactgcgggactgggttcagacaatcatctcacctcactgtacataagcgaattcacactggggagaggccattcgcctgctcccagtgtgggaaggaattcactcagttatccaccctgcagaaacaccagcgagttcacactgatgagagaccgtttcaatgtccagactgcgggaagtgctataaaagttctggggaactgatgtgccatcaacgtgttcacactgacgagagaccgtttaggtgctctcactgcgggactgggttcagacactcatctcagctcactgtacatcagcgaattcacactggagagaggccattcacctgcaccaagtgtgggaagggattcactcagtcatctgacttgcagaagcaccagcgaattcacactggggagaggccattcgcctgctccatgtgtgggaagggattcactcagtcatctgacttgcagaagcaccagcgagttcacactggagagagaccgttcacctgttcagagtgtgggaagggattcaaaatgTCTTACAACCtacagaagcaccagcgagttcacagcgagagaccgttccaatgtccagactgcgggaggtGCTATAAAAGTCCTGtggaactgatgcgccatcaacgtgttcac
This portion of the Scyliorhinus torazame isolate Kashiwa2021f chromosome 5, sScyTor2.1, whole genome shotgun sequence genome encodes:
- the LOC140418534 gene encoding uncharacterized protein, coding for MERKSIVHSEEKPYTCCVCGRGFTRSSGLTRHKCSHTEEKPWKCVDCGKGFTSPSHLEIHRRSHTGERPFTCSKCGKGFTESSNLSTHQRVHTGERPFTCSKCGKGFTESSNLSTHQRVHTGERPFTCSKCGKGFTLSSALRKHQRVHTGERPFTCSKCGKGFTQSSVLLSHQRVHTDERPFQCPDCGKCHKRSGDLMSHQRVHTDEKPFRCSHCGTGFRQSSHLTVHKRIHTGERPFACSQCGKEFTQLSTLQKHQRVHTDERPFQCPDCGKCYKSSGELMCHQRVHTDERPFRCSHCGTGFRHSSQLTVHQRIHTGERPFTCTKCGKGFTQSSDLQKHQRIHTGERPFACSMCGKGFTQSSDLQKHQRVHTGERPFTCSECGKGFKMSYNLQKHQRVHSERPFQCPDCGRCYKSPVELMRHQRVHTDERPFRCSHCGTGFRRSSNLTVHQRIHTGERPFTCSECGKGFTISYHLQQHQRGHK